In a single window of the Necator americanus strain Aroian chromosome X, whole genome shotgun sequence genome:
- a CDS encoding hypothetical protein (NECATOR_CHRX.G24034.T4) yields the protein MATCLDLLLKRTGNLAIPEPIIGKMSVSVVKALHYLKENHNVIHRDVKPSNVLLDWNGIVKLCDFGISGFLIESRARSKLAGCPPYMAPEREDTPYDIRSDVWSFGITLVELATGHFPYEGSDFQIISSILELPSPSLKTADGFTVEFCDLVDLCLRRKVEERPRYATILRHLFIVKNEKADTDVSEWFSEIMM from the exons TCAAACGAACGGGAAATTTGGCGATCCCTGAACCTATAATCGGCAAAATGTCCGTTAGCGTTGTAAAAGCGCTTCATTACCTTAAGGAGAACCAC AACGTAATTCATAGAGATGTGAAACCCTCAAATGTTCTTCTCGACTGGAATGGAATAGTGAAGTTATGCGATTTTGGAATTAGTGGATTCCTTATTGAGAGCAGAGCCAGGTCCAAATTAGCGGGGTGCCCACCATACATGGCCCCTGAAAGA GAGGATACCCCGTACGATATACGAAGTGATGTATGGTCTTTTGGTATAACGCTGGTGGAACTCGCAACTGGTCATTTCCCATACGAAGGCagtgattttcaaataatctcCTCGATTCTTGAGCTTCCGAGTCCATCCTTGAAGACAGCA GACGGCTTCACGGTGGAGTTTTGCGACTTGGTCGATTTATGTCTGAGAAGAAAAGTCGAAGAACGGCCCAGATACGCCACTATTCTT CGACACCTATTCATCGTTAAGAATGAGAAAGCAGATACGGACGTTTCGGAATGGTTTAGTGAGATTATGATGTGA
- a CDS encoding hypothetical protein (NECATOR_CHRX.G24034.T3): protein MATCLDLLLKRTGNLAIPEPIIGKMSVSVVKALHYLKENHNVIHRDVKPSNVLLDWNGIVKLCDFGISGFLIESRARSKLAGCPPYMAPERVRSTEDTPYDIRSDVWSFGITLVELATGHFPYEGSDFQIISSILELPSPSLKTADGFTVEFCDLVDLCLRRKVEERPRYATILRHLFIVKNEKADTDVSEWFSEIMM from the exons TCAAACGAACGGGAAATTTGGCGATCCCTGAACCTATAATCGGCAAAATGTCCGTTAGCGTTGTAAAAGCGCTTCATTACCTTAAGGAGAACCAC AACGTAATTCATAGAGATGTGAAACCCTCAAATGTTCTTCTCGACTGGAATGGAATAGTGAAGTTATGCGATTTTGGAATTAGTGGATTCCTTATTGAGAGCAGAGCCAGGTCCAAATTAGCGGGGTGCCCACCATACATGGCCCCTGAAAGAGTGCGTTCAACT GAGGATACCCCGTACGATATACGAAGTGATGTATGGTCTTTTGGTATAACGCTGGTGGAACTCGCAACTGGTCATTTCCCATACGAAGGCagtgattttcaaataatctcCTCGATTCTTGAGCTTCCGAGTCCATCCTTGAAGACAGCA GACGGCTTCACGGTGGAGTTTTGCGACTTGGTCGATTTATGTCTGAGAAGAAAAGTCGAAGAACGGCCCAGATACGCCACTATTCTT CGACACCTATTCATCGTTAAGAATGAGAAAGCAGATACGGACGTTTCGGAATGGTTTAGTGAGATTATGATGTGA